The following coding sequences are from one Kushneria phosphatilytica window:
- the cheY gene encoding chemotaxis response regulator CheY — protein MADKNINILVVDDFPTMRRIVRNLLKELGYHNVEEAEDGAAGLERLKAGGFGFVVSDWNMPNLDGLEMLKQIRADDALKHLPVLMVTAEAKKENIIAAAQAGANGYVVKPFTAATLEEKINKIFEKLDK, from the coding sequence ATGGCTGACAAGAACATCAATATTCTGGTGGTGGATGACTTTCCCACCATGCGTCGAATTGTACGCAACCTGCTCAAGGAGCTGGGTTATCACAACGTGGAAGAGGCCGAGGATGGCGCTGCCGGCCTGGAGCGTCTGAAGGCCGGGGGGTTCGGGTTCGTGGTCTCCGACTGGAACATGCCGAATCTGGATGGTCTGGAAATGCTCAAGCAGATTCGGGCTGACGATGCTCTCAAGCATCTTCCGGTACTGATGGTGACCGCGGAAGCCAAGAAGGAAAATATCATCGCCGCGGCTCAGGCAGGTGCCAACGGCTATGTTGTCAAACCCTTCACGGCTGCAACGCTGGAAGAGAAGATCAACAAGATCTTCGAGAAACTCGACAAGTAA
- the cheZ gene encoding protein phosphatase CheZ — MTSQNSAARTEAENFELIARIGQLTRALHENMRELGLDQEVERAAQAIPDARDRLNYIATMTEQAAERALSATEVAQPLQDKIEAQANGLAERWDSWFEQPIELGDARELVADTRAYLAWVPDQTRATNAQLLEIMMAQDFQDLTGQVIKKMMDVIREIERQLVQVLIDNIPEEHRERNRTQKAEATGPSSLLNGPQVAAEKGDDVVSDQSQVDDLLDSLGF; from the coding sequence ATGACGAGTCAGAACTCCGCAGCGAGAACCGAAGCTGAAAACTTCGAACTGATCGCTCGCATTGGCCAGCTGACCCGTGCGCTGCATGAAAACATGCGTGAACTGGGGCTGGATCAGGAGGTTGAGCGCGCGGCTCAGGCTATTCCGGATGCGCGCGATCGTCTCAATTATATTGCCACCATGACGGAACAGGCTGCCGAGCGTGCTCTATCGGCTACCGAAGTCGCACAGCCGTTGCAGGACAAGATCGAGGCTCAGGCCAACGGTCTTGCCGAACGCTGGGATAGCTGGTTCGAACAGCCCATCGAGTTGGGTGATGCACGTGAACTGGTAGCGGATACTCGTGCCTATCTGGCATGGGTGCCGGATCAGACCCGGGCGACCAACGCCCAGTTGCTGGAAATCATGATGGCACAGGATTTCCAGGATCTGACCGGCCAGGTCATCAAGAAGATGATGGATGTCATTCGGGAAATCGAGCGTCAGCTTGTGCAGGTGCTGATCGATAATATCCCCGAAGAACACCGGGAGCGTAATCGCACTCAGAAGGCAGAAGCGACCGGACCTTCATCGCTGCTCAATGGTCCGCAGGTGGCGGCCGAGAAGGGGGATGATGTCGTCAGTGATCAGTCCCAGGTGGATGATCTGCTGGACAGCCTCGGCTTCTGA